In Pedobacter sp. SL55, the following proteins share a genomic window:
- a CDS encoding response regulator, translated as MDNQIKKRVVIFDDDQTRRDSLTMLLNMCNDMECVGAFVSAANAVANVQATQPDMVLMDIDMPLGDGITGTKKIKQNFPDLIVIMQTVFDDSQHIFEAIKAGANGYLLKKTSPDKLLEQIREAFQGGAPMTGAVAIKVLDFLGKNQFLLLTI; from the coding sequence GATGATGACCAAACGAGAAGGGATAGCTTAACCATGCTGCTTAACATGTGTAACGATATGGAGTGTGTAGGTGCCTTTGTGAGTGCGGCAAATGCTGTTGCTAATGTACAAGCCACACAGCCAGATATGGTGCTCATGGATATTGATATGCCACTTGGAGATGGCATTACTGGCACTAAAAAAATAAAGCAAAATTTTCCAGACCTGATTGTAATTATGCAAACTGTTTTTGATGATAGCCAGCATATTTTTGAAGCGATTAAGGCTGGTGCCAACGGTTATTTACTGAAAAAGACATCTCCTGATAAACTTTTAGAGCAAATTAGAGAAGCTTTTCAGGGTGGTGCACCTATGACGGGAGCGGTGGCTATTAAAGTGCTAGATTTTTTAGGGAAGAACCAATTCCTACTTCTTACGATTTAA
- a CDS encoding LuxR C-terminal-related transcriptional regulator has translation MIAAKSGISYFTVCNHIKKIYDKLHVNSATEAVGMAIKQRLV, from the coding sequence ATGATAGCTGCTAAAAGTGGGATATCTTATTTTACGGTATGCAACCACATCAAAAAAATCTATGATAAGTTACATGTAAACAGCGCAACCGAAGCTGTTGGTATGGCCATAAAACAAAGGTTGGTATAA